The following proteins come from a genomic window of Gordonia westfalica:
- a CDS encoding tyrosine-protein phosphatase encodes MTDLTHAHAVSLATVPNLRDLGGWATADGRRVRSGLVFRSTELHRLAGDDLTKFDALGITAVFDLRTVAERSAAPDPDLPGVAEVPLDVLADSSTAMPARLNEVVADPAAVAEASEVLGGGKAAELMEGTYRQIVSLPSAHAAYHRLFTALAEPAQPGAALFHCTTGKDRTGWAAATFLTVLGVGRDEVFDDYLLTNDELIPALHPVFAAFQAAGGDPDVLKPVLGVQRNYLEGAFEEMTAQFGDIEGYFRDGLGLDPAVPEQLRKRYLDQ; translated from the coding sequence ATGACTGACCTCACTCACGCTCATGCTGTGTCGCTGGCCACCGTGCCGAATCTCCGGGACCTCGGCGGGTGGGCGACCGCCGACGGACGCCGGGTTCGGTCGGGTCTGGTGTTCCGGTCCACCGAGCTGCACCGCCTGGCGGGTGACGACCTGACGAAGTTCGACGCGCTGGGGATCACCGCCGTCTTCGACCTGCGCACGGTTGCCGAGCGTTCGGCCGCGCCGGACCCCGATCTGCCCGGTGTCGCGGAGGTGCCGCTGGATGTGCTGGCCGATTCGTCGACCGCGATGCCGGCCCGACTCAACGAGGTGGTCGCCGACCCGGCAGCGGTGGCGGAAGCCAGTGAGGTGCTCGGGGGTGGCAAGGCGGCGGAACTGATGGAGGGCACCTATCGGCAGATCGTGAGCCTGCCCAGCGCCCATGCGGCGTACCACCGGCTGTTCACCGCACTTGCGGAGCCCGCGCAGCCGGGTGCGGCGCTGTTCCATTGCACGACCGGCAAGGATCGGACCGGCTGGGCGGCCGCAACGTTCCTCACCGTGCTCGGCGTCGGCCGGGACGAGGTGTTCGACGACTACCTCCTGACGAACGACGAGCTCATCCCGGCATTGCACCCCGTCTTCGCTGCGTTCCAGGCGGCCGGCGGTGACCCCGACGTGTTGAAGCCGGTCCTCGGCGTCCAGCGGAACTACCTCGAGGGGGCGTTCGAAGAGATGACCGCACAGTTCGGCGACATCGAGGGTTACTTCCGCGACGGACTCGGGCTGGATCCTGCTGTACCGGAACAACTCCGGAAGCGTTACCTGGATCAGTGA
- the tgt gene encoding tRNA guanosine(34) transglycosylase Tgt, whose product MSSTGTEVADPAYTVGTTLPGTRGRTGVITTPHGPIQTPAFVPVGTKATVKTVLPESVAALGAQAVLANAYHLYLQPGPEIIDRAGGLGAFMNWPGPTYTDSGGFQVMSLGAGFKKVIAMEVGNPDDELTANGKERLSRVDDDGVTFKSHLDGSAHRFTPEVSMQIQHQLGADIIFAFDELTTLMNTRAYQENSLERTRLWAIRCLAEHNRLSIERAHRPQQSLWGVIQGAQYEDLRRKASRDLVALSEADREAGGKGFGGYGIGGALEKHNLGTIVGWVNDELPEDEPKHLLGISEPDDIFTAIENGVDTFDCVSPTRVARNGAIYSFDGRYNITNAKYRNDFGQLDPEIDNYTSQYSRAYLHHLFKAKEGLGPTLATLHNVSFIVTLVDRARQAIENGTYVEYRDEFLRRYYGSTRD is encoded by the coding sequence GTGAGCAGTACCGGAACCGAAGTCGCCGACCCCGCCTACACCGTCGGCACCACCCTCCCCGGCACCCGCGGCCGCACGGGGGTGATCACCACCCCGCACGGGCCGATCCAGACCCCCGCCTTCGTGCCGGTGGGCACCAAGGCGACGGTGAAGACCGTCCTGCCCGAGTCGGTCGCCGCGCTGGGTGCGCAGGCCGTCCTCGCGAATGCCTATCACCTGTACCTGCAGCCGGGGCCGGAGATCATCGACCGGGCCGGTGGGCTCGGCGCCTTCATGAACTGGCCGGGCCCCACCTACACCGACAGCGGTGGATTCCAGGTCATGTCGCTCGGCGCCGGCTTCAAGAAGGTCATCGCCATGGAGGTCGGCAACCCCGACGACGAGCTCACCGCGAACGGCAAGGAACGGCTCTCGCGCGTCGACGACGACGGCGTGACGTTCAAGTCGCACCTCGACGGCTCGGCGCACCGATTCACCCCCGAGGTGTCGATGCAGATCCAGCACCAGTTGGGCGCCGACATCATCTTCGCCTTCGACGAGCTCACCACGCTGATGAACACCCGTGCGTACCAGGAGAACTCGCTGGAGCGCACCCGGCTCTGGGCCATCCGGTGCCTGGCCGAGCACAATCGCCTGAGCATCGAACGTGCGCATCGTCCCCAACAGTCGCTGTGGGGGGTGATCCAGGGCGCCCAGTACGAGGACCTGCGGCGCAAGGCGTCACGCGACCTCGTCGCGCTGAGTGAAGCCGATCGCGAGGCGGGTGGAAAGGGTTTCGGCGGCTACGGCATCGGCGGCGCGCTCGAGAAGCACAACCTGGGCACCATCGTCGGCTGGGTCAACGACGAACTGCCGGAGGACGAGCCGAAGCATCTGCTGGGCATCAGCGAGCCCGACGACATCTTCACGGCCATCGAGAACGGTGTCGACACCTTCGACTGCGTGTCGCCGACGCGCGTTGCCCGCAACGGCGCCATCTACTCGTTCGACGGCCGCTACAACATCACGAACGCCAAGTACCGCAACGATTTCGGGCAGCTCGATCCCGAGATCGACAACTACACCTCGCAGTACAGCCGCGCCTACCTCCATCACCTGTTCAAGGCGAAGGAGGGCCTCGGCCCGACGCTGGCGACCCTGCACAACGTGTCGTTCATCGTCACGCTCGTCGACCGTGCGCGTCAGGCCATCGAGAACGGCACCTACGTCGAGTATCGCGATGAGTTCCTGCGTCGCTACTACGGCTCGACGCGGGACTGA
- a CDS encoding hemolysin family protein, producing MDNPWIIVVITVALIAASAFFVAVEFALIAARRHRLEDEAATSGSARAALRSASELSVLLAGSQLGITVCTLALGSVTKPAVHHWLTPLFVGWGLPYWSADVVGFVLALVIVTFLHLVVGEMAPKSWAIAHPERSAIVLALPMRAFMWFTRPVIVQLNHLANWCLRRVGVEPVDQVATGQDSDALRHLVEHSATVGTLDERYHAHLTSALELESLTLADVVTPNDALGAVLPTAGADEIQTAGRVSGHLRLLVRDADRGPVHGVVHVRDSLRAEPGATAADLMRPVLRLESGQPVYEALAAMRERRAHLALVTDEGRAIGLISINDLLQRLLATTA from the coding sequence ATGGATAACCCGTGGATCATCGTGGTGATCACCGTTGCGCTGATCGCAGCCAGCGCGTTCTTCGTCGCCGTCGAGTTCGCGTTGATCGCGGCCCGTCGCCACCGATTGGAAGACGAGGCCGCGACGAGCGGCAGCGCCCGGGCGGCCCTGCGCAGCGCGTCGGAGCTCTCGGTGCTGCTCGCGGGGTCGCAGCTCGGCATCACCGTCTGCACGCTTGCCCTGGGCTCGGTCACGAAACCTGCTGTGCACCACTGGCTCACGCCGCTGTTCGTGGGCTGGGGCCTGCCCTACTGGTCCGCCGACGTCGTCGGTTTCGTGCTCGCGCTCGTCATCGTGACCTTCCTACATCTGGTGGTCGGCGAGATGGCGCCGAAGTCGTGGGCGATCGCGCACCCGGAGCGGTCGGCGATCGTGCTGGCCCTGCCGATGCGTGCGTTCATGTGGTTCACCCGGCCGGTCATCGTGCAGCTCAACCATCTGGCCAACTGGTGTCTGCGACGCGTGGGCGTCGAACCGGTGGACCAGGTCGCGACAGGCCAGGACAGCGACGCGCTGCGTCACCTGGTGGAGCATTCGGCAACGGTGGGCACGCTCGACGAGCGGTATCACGCGCATCTCACGAGCGCGCTGGAACTGGAGTCGCTGACGCTCGCCGACGTGGTGACCCCCAATGACGCCCTGGGCGCGGTGCTGCCGACGGCCGGTGCCGACGAGATCCAGACCGCCGGGCGGGTCTCGGGTCACCTGCGCCTGCTGGTGCGTGACGCCGATCGCGGGCCCGTGCACGGCGTCGTGCATGTGCGTGACAGTCTGCGCGCCGAGCCGGGCGCCACAGCAGCCGATCTCATGCGCCCGGTACTGCGGCTCGAGTCCGGACAGCCGGTCTACGAGGCTCTCGCGGCCATGCGGGAACGCCGGGCACACCTCGCACTCGTGACCGACGAGGGACGGGCGATCGGGCTGATCAGCATCAACGACCTGCTGCAGCGGTTGCTGGCGACGACGGCGTAG
- a CDS encoding ATP-dependent DNA ligase, whose translation MDLPVMPPVAPMLAKAVTAVPPQPDGGTAWSYEPKWDGFRALIFRDGDEVSIGSRGGKDLARYFPEIVAAAKAELPDKVVLDGEIGLPALIGETHRLDWDSLAQRIHPAESRVNMLAEKTPAIFIGFDALALETTSVKDEPFEVRREALLRAVGPGGRDRRMHVSRVTRDPAIAEDWFSAFEGAGLDGVVAKRLDGVYVENKREMLKVKHKRTADCVIFGYRIHKSGKGIGSMLLGLYGDDGELRMVGGAGAFSDAKRVELQEMFEPMRLHPEKPSPGEPTRWRSEKSGEWIPIRPELVAEFAYDQMENQRFRHTVKFLRWRPDRDPESCGYDQLEVPLTYDLHDVLEGE comes from the coding sequence ATGGATCTTCCGGTCATGCCGCCCGTAGCCCCGATGCTGGCCAAGGCGGTCACCGCCGTGCCGCCACAGCCCGACGGCGGTACGGCCTGGTCCTATGAACCGAAGTGGGATGGTTTCCGGGCGCTGATCTTCCGCGACGGCGACGAGGTGTCCATCGGTTCCCGCGGCGGGAAGGACCTGGCCCGGTACTTCCCGGAGATCGTCGCCGCGGCGAAGGCGGAGTTGCCCGACAAGGTCGTCCTCGACGGCGAGATCGGGTTGCCCGCACTCATCGGTGAGACCCATCGACTCGACTGGGATTCGCTGGCCCAGCGAATCCACCCCGCCGAGTCCCGGGTCAACATGCTCGCGGAGAAGACACCGGCGATCTTCATCGGCTTCGACGCCCTCGCCCTGGAGACGACGTCGGTGAAGGACGAGCCGTTCGAGGTACGGCGCGAGGCGTTGCTACGCGCCGTCGGGCCGGGCGGGCGGGATCGGCGGATGCACGTCAGCCGGGTGACCCGCGATCCGGCGATCGCCGAGGACTGGTTCTCCGCCTTCGAAGGGGCGGGGCTCGACGGGGTCGTCGCCAAGCGGCTCGACGGGGTGTACGTCGAGAACAAACGCGAGATGCTGAAGGTCAAGCACAAGCGGACCGCGGACTGTGTCATCTTCGGGTATCGAATCCACAAGTCGGGCAAGGGGATCGGCTCGATGCTGCTCGGGCTCTACGGCGACGACGGTGAACTGCGCATGGTCGGTGGAGCGGGGGCCTTCTCCGATGCCAAACGTGTTGAGCTGCAGGAGATGTTCGAGCCGATGCGACTCCACCCGGAGAAGCCGTCGCCGGGTGAACCCACACGGTGGCGCTCGGAGAAATCGGGGGAGTGGATTCCGATCCGCCCCGAACTCGTCGCGGAGTTCGCCTACGACCAGATGGAGAACCAGCGCTTCCGGCACACGGTGAAGTTCCTGCGCTGGCGGCCGGACCGCGACCCGGAGAGTTGTGGCTACGACCAGCTCGAGGTCCCGCTCACCTACGACCTGCACGACGTCCTCGAAGGAGAATGA
- a CDS encoding MerR family transcriptional regulator, giving the protein MSEEKHFPHRDGRPDLTVGVVAEMVGVSVRTLHHYDQIGLVTPSRRTAAGYRVYDDADVERLYRVLTHRELGFSLERIATLLDDPDADELHQLRAQHALLTERIDRLHRMVAAVEEMMTTKKQGIRLSASEQSEIFGDDWRGEQYAAEAEERWGETDAWRESQKRAAGFSKEDWQRIKAETDDLERRLADAMLREVTPGSAEADALAEEHRAQIGRFYDCSHEMHVGLADMYVSDPRFTAHYDEQAPGLAVYLREVIRANAEKHI; this is encoded by the coding sequence GTGAGTGAAGAGAAGCACTTCCCGCACCGCGATGGTCGTCCCGACCTGACCGTGGGCGTCGTGGCGGAAATGGTCGGGGTCAGCGTCCGCACGCTGCACCACTACGACCAGATCGGGTTGGTGACACCGTCACGCCGTACGGCAGCCGGTTACCGCGTCTACGACGACGCCGACGTCGAACGGCTCTACCGTGTCCTGACCCACCGCGAGTTGGGCTTCTCACTCGAGCGGATAGCGACCCTGCTCGACGATCCCGATGCCGACGAACTGCATCAGCTCCGGGCGCAGCATGCGCTGCTCACCGAGCGGATCGATCGCTTGCACCGGATGGTCGCAGCGGTGGAGGAGATGATGACGACGAAGAAGCAGGGGATCCGATTGTCCGCGTCCGAGCAGTCCGAGATCTTCGGCGACGACTGGCGCGGTGAGCAGTACGCCGCGGAAGCCGAGGAGCGGTGGGGCGAGACCGACGCGTGGCGGGAGAGCCAGAAGCGCGCCGCCGGGTTCTCGAAGGAGGACTGGCAGCGCATCAAGGCCGAGACCGATGATCTCGAACGACGCCTCGCCGACGCGATGCTCCGGGAGGTGACACCCGGATCTGCGGAGGCCGACGCTCTCGCCGAGGAACATCGTGCGCAGATCGGCCGGTTCTACGACTGCTCGCACGAGATGCACGTCGGGCTCGCCGACATGTACGTCTCCGACCCGCGTTTCACCGCGCACTACGACGAACAGGCACCCGGGCTCGCCGTCTATCTGCGGGAGGTCATCCGGGCCAACGCCGAGAAGCACATCTGA
- the gluQRS gene encoding tRNA glutamyl-Q(34) synthetase GluQRS, whose amino-acid sequence MSTQHAAGRYAPSPSGDLHVGNLRTAVLAWLFARTTGRRFLIRMEDLDRAVAGADARQLDDLASLGIDWETPVVHQTERRDIYRAVIDHLRDAGRTFECFCTRREILEAPSAPHTPPGAYPGTCRNLTESERAEKIAAGRPPAIRILADTTEFTVTDLLHGTYTGAVDDFVIQRNDGTPAYNLAVVVDDAAQGVDQVVRGDDLLSSAPRQAYLATLLGETPPTYAHVAMVLNPDGVRLSKRDGAVTLAALAAEGISAATVLSHIARSLALAGRDESVDLSTLASRFDPDALPREPWLLGAAEWTSAP is encoded by the coding sequence ATGTCGACACAGCACGCAGCGGGCCGGTACGCGCCGTCCCCGTCGGGCGACCTCCACGTCGGCAATCTGCGAACGGCCGTGCTGGCCTGGCTGTTCGCCCGTACGACGGGCCGTCGATTCCTCATCCGCATGGAGGATCTCGACCGCGCCGTCGCCGGCGCCGACGCCCGGCAACTCGACGATCTCGCCTCGCTCGGCATCGACTGGGAGACCCCTGTCGTCCATCAGACCGAGCGACGCGACATCTACCGTGCCGTCATCGACCATCTCCGGGACGCCGGGCGCACCTTCGAATGTTTCTGCACGCGCCGGGAGATCCTCGAGGCCCCGTCCGCTCCGCACACGCCGCCGGGCGCCTACCCCGGCACCTGCCGCAACCTGACCGAATCCGAGCGCGCCGAAAAGATCGCCGCCGGCCGGCCGCCCGCGATCCGAATCCTCGCCGACACCACCGAGTTCACCGTCACCGACCTGCTCCACGGCACCTACACCGGGGCAGTCGACGACTTCGTCATCCAGCGCAACGACGGCACCCCCGCATACAACCTGGCCGTCGTCGTCGACGATGCCGCGCAGGGTGTCGACCAGGTCGTCCGCGGCGACGATCTGCTGTCCTCGGCTCCGCGCCAGGCCTACCTCGCCACGCTCCTCGGCGAGACGCCGCCGACCTACGCGCACGTCGCGATGGTGCTCAACCCCGACGGCGTCCGTCTCTCCAAACGCGACGGCGCGGTCACCCTGGCCGCCCTGGCAGCGGAGGGCATCTCGGCAGCCACCGTGCTCTCGCACATCGCACGGTCGCTGGCCCTGGCCGGACGCGACGAATCCGTCGACCTCTCGACGCTCGCGAGCCGTTTCGACCCCGACGCGCTCCCCCGCGAACCCTGGTTGCTGGGTGCCGCGGAGTGGACCTCCGCACCCTGA
- a CDS encoding YhgE/Pip family protein — MFAALSPGSDIKRYYRGRMPRLALVVIMIMPLLYGAMYLWAFWNPFAAADKIPVALVNEDTGAVVEGQKLNAGAQVATGLIDSKQLDLHQVSAAEAADGVAHGKYYFSITLPADFSSAIASPTSDKPRSAPLIFTYNDANNYLATIIGQDAAQQVVNKVSAQVGAQTFEIVLNEVGDLTPKLTQAADGADELAAGLKTANTGAQEIATNLVTAKNGAAELASGLGELDSAVLRATDPLLAAIGNGDQTGVTAAQVNAAADRLARNAGAASNELTTAANQQSQASNRLESVIAQLAASSDPAMRGLADALAPAQQFLRTSGLGPDANNQLTQLNTDANLLSQQLGNPNSPLRLGLTLVEDGGLRNDILAARGAANELKSGSAELSTGLGELSAGADELASGTEQLAAGSEELASGLDEGVKAIPSWTGEQKKAIASTLAQPVELQEDYTHEAPTFGTGFAPFFMSLALFVGGIITWMLLTPLQSRPIVQGFSSLRVVLASYAPAFAIGFIQATVLYTVVTFAVGLRAEYPIWTFVYLLLVVATFMAMIQMFNAVFDVAVGRVVTLAFLMVQLVSAGGIYPVPTTATPFQYIHYVDPMTYTVEGLRQLTVGGIDYRLWLAIGVLSGITLGCLLISSWAARRNRQYTMDRLYPPVEV; from the coding sequence ATGTTTGCCGCACTCTCGCCGGGCAGCGACATCAAGCGTTACTACCGGGGCCGGATGCCCCGACTGGCGCTCGTGGTCATCATGATCATGCCGCTCCTGTACGGCGCGATGTACCTGTGGGCGTTCTGGAATCCGTTCGCCGCGGCCGACAAGATCCCGGTCGCCCTCGTGAACGAGGACACCGGGGCGGTCGTCGAAGGCCAGAAGCTCAACGCCGGCGCCCAGGTCGCCACGGGCCTGATCGACTCCAAGCAGCTCGATCTGCACCAGGTCTCCGCCGCCGAGGCGGCCGACGGTGTCGCACATGGCAAGTACTACTTCTCGATCACCCTGCCCGCCGACTTCAGCTCCGCGATCGCATCGCCGACGAGCGACAAGCCGCGTTCGGCGCCGCTGATCTTCACCTACAACGACGCCAACAACTACCTGGCGACGATCATCGGTCAGGACGCCGCGCAGCAGGTCGTCAACAAGGTCAGCGCGCAGGTGGGCGCACAGACCTTCGAGATCGTCCTCAACGAGGTCGGGGACCTCACCCCCAAACTGACCCAGGCGGCTGACGGCGCGGACGAACTGGCCGCCGGCCTCAAGACCGCCAACACCGGTGCCCAGGAGATCGCCACCAACCTCGTGACCGCGAAGAACGGTGCCGCCGAACTCGCGAGCGGTCTCGGTGAACTCGATTCCGCCGTGCTCCGCGCGACCGACCCGCTGCTGGCGGCGATCGGCAACGGGGATCAGACCGGTGTCACCGCCGCCCAGGTGAACGCGGCCGCGGATCGCCTGGCCCGCAACGCCGGAGCGGCGTCGAACGAACTGACGACCGCGGCGAATCAGCAGTCGCAGGCCAGCAATCGTCTGGAGTCGGTCATCGCCCAGCTCGCCGCGTCCTCGGATCCCGCGATGCGTGGTCTCGCCGACGCCCTCGCGCCGGCACAACAGTTCCTGCGCACCAGCGGGCTCGGACCGGACGCGAACAACCAGCTCACCCAGCTGAACACCGACGCCAACCTGCTCTCGCAGCAGCTCGGCAACCCGAACAGCCCCCTCCGCCTCGGCCTCACCCTCGTCGAGGACGGCGGCCTGCGCAACGACATCCTGGCCGCACGCGGTGCCGCCAACGAATTGAAGAGCGGCTCAGCCGAACTCAGCACCGGACTCGGTGAGCTGAGCGCGGGTGCCGACGAATTGGCAAGCGGCACCGAGCAGTTGGCCGCCGGTTCGGAGGAACTCGCGTCGGGCCTGGACGAAGGCGTCAAGGCCATCCCGTCCTGGACCGGCGAGCAGAAGAAGGCGATCGCCTCCACCCTGGCGCAGCCGGTCGAGTTGCAGGAGGACTACACGCACGAGGCCCCGACCTTCGGTACCGGCTTCGCCCCGTTCTTCATGTCCCTGGCCCTGTTCGTCGGCGGCATCATCACCTGGATGTTGCTGACGCCGTTGCAGTCCCGTCCGATCGTGCAGGGCTTCTCATCGCTGCGCGTCGTGTTGGCCTCGTACGCACCCGCTTTCGCCATCGGCTTCATCCAGGCGACCGTCCTGTACACGGTGGTCACCTTCGCCGTCGGACTGCGCGCCGAGTACCCGATATGGACCTTCGTGTACTTGTTGCTGGTGGTCGCGACCTTCATGGCGATGATCCAGATGTTCAACGCCGTGTTCGACGTCGCCGTCGGACGTGTTGTGACACTGGCATTCCTGATGGTCCAGCTGGTCTCCGCGGGTGGTATCTATCCCGTACCGACCACGGCCACACCGTTCCAGTACATCCACTACGTCGACCCGATGACCTACACGGTGGAAGGCCTTCGACAACTCACCGTCGGCGGCATCGACTACCGACTGTGGCTCGCCATCGGTGTCCTCAGCGGTATCACGTTGGGCTGTCTGCTCATCTCGTCGTGGGCGGCCCGACGAAACCGGCAATACACCATGGATCGCCTGTACCCGCCGGTGGAAGTCTAG
- a CDS encoding ATP-binding cassette domain-containing protein, translating into MRDAPEPGGTPSDAALIEAHGLSVDASWGHIYGPVDLRVRTGGVSVLAGPEGRGRTALLLTLAGRMKPTKGELVAFDRANDAHHLFENAAVAWIDEIDEIEQTIRVSDVITEQIRWSAPWYKWVKPAREEDLERICRPVFGPYPLPAMESFVEELPELTAALFRIAVGNLRRPPLLVVGGVDNLTRRENQVHLMDRLVDLGRNQTVITADINAVSPAGGVRDVIPVDNLTDGQFVGLEHEDRT; encoded by the coding sequence ATGCGTGACGCCCCGGAGCCTGGCGGCACCCCCTCTGACGCGGCCCTGATCGAAGCCCACGGACTCTCCGTGGATGCTTCGTGGGGTCACATCTACGGTCCGGTCGACCTCCGGGTCCGGACCGGCGGAGTCTCGGTCCTCGCCGGACCGGAAGGCCGTGGTCGTACCGCACTCCTGCTGACGCTGGCCGGTCGCATGAAGCCGACGAAGGGCGAGCTGGTCGCCTTCGACCGCGCGAACGATGCCCACCACCTGTTCGAGAACGCAGCCGTGGCATGGATCGACGAGATCGACGAGATCGAACAGACCATCCGCGTCAGCGACGTCATCACCGAGCAGATCCGATGGTCGGCGCCTTGGTACAAGTGGGTCAAGCCCGCGCGCGAGGAGGATCTCGAGCGCATCTGCCGACCCGTCTTCGGCCCATACCCCCTTCCGGCGATGGAATCGTTCGTCGAGGAACTCCCCGAGCTGACCGCCGCACTCTTCCGGATCGCGGTGGGCAACTTGCGACGTCCGCCGCTGCTGGTCGTCGGCGGGGTCGACAACCTGACCCGGCGCGAGAACCAGGTTCACCTCATGGACCGCTTGGTCGACCTGGGCCGCAACCAGACCGTGATCACCGCCGACATCAACGCGGTGTCACCGGCCGGCGGTGTCCGTGACGTCATCCCCGTCGACAACCTCACAGATGGCCAGTTCGTCGGCCTCGAGCACGAAGATCGGACGTAG
- a CDS encoding hemolysin family protein, translating into MLTVLGIFLGILVVLAITAVTGYFVAQEFGYMAVDRSRLKARAESGDAAAKRALSVTRRTSFMLSGAQLGITVTGLLVGYVAEPLIGSGVGDLLNNVGIPVGVGVAIGTVIAILFSTVVQMVFGELFPKNLAIARPEPVALWLARSTTIYLALFGWLIALFDKASNLLLRALRIEPVHDVEHSASVRDLEHIVAESRDAGELPEDLSVLLDRVLEFPTRTAEHAMIPRPHTDLVDAALPASEVLALMSTGHTRYPVSAGTDDEVRGVIHLHDLLEWSHALKTEPAKADLSATAGDLCRRAVVVPSTLPLPEVLENLASANEEMAIVIDEYGGFAGVVTAEDIAEELVGEIDDEHDPETVAAIAETADGWRVRGDAHVDEVSRAIGWELPEGDYETIAGLVIAEFVGLPDVGQTVTIPIDPDPATLLDDDEAPPRVVNATVLEVEKRVPALVSMSLGSELSTDAAGSDDGREADNG; encoded by the coding sequence GTGCTGACCGTTCTGGGAATCTTCCTGGGGATCCTCGTGGTCCTCGCGATCACGGCCGTGACCGGCTATTTCGTGGCCCAGGAATTCGGCTACATGGCGGTCGACCGGTCCCGCCTGAAGGCCCGCGCCGAATCCGGTGACGCCGCCGCGAAGCGCGCACTCTCCGTCACCCGCCGCACCTCGTTCATGCTGTCGGGAGCACAGCTCGGCATCACCGTCACCGGCCTGCTCGTCGGTTACGTCGCCGAACCGTTGATCGGCTCCGGGGTCGGCGACCTGCTGAACAACGTCGGCATCCCGGTGGGCGTCGGTGTCGCGATCGGCACCGTCATCGCGATCCTGTTCTCGACCGTCGTGCAGATGGTGTTCGGCGAACTGTTCCCCAAGAACCTCGCGATCGCGCGGCCGGAACCGGTCGCGTTGTGGCTCGCCCGGTCGACCACCATCTACCTCGCCCTGTTCGGCTGGCTGATCGCGTTGTTCGACAAGGCGTCGAACCTGCTGCTGCGCGCCCTGCGCATCGAGCCGGTCCACGACGTCGAGCACTCGGCGTCGGTCCGCGACCTCGAACACATCGTCGCGGAGTCGCGCGATGCGGGTGAGCTCCCCGAGGATCTCTCCGTGCTGCTCGACCGCGTGCTCGAGTTCCCCACACGCACAGCCGAACACGCGATGATCCCGCGGCCGCACACCGATCTGGTCGACGCCGCTCTGCCCGCGTCGGAGGTGCTCGCCCTGATGAGCACCGGACACACGCGGTATCCCGTGAGCGCCGGCACCGACGACGAGGTGCGCGGCGTGATCCACCTCCACGATCTGCTCGAGTGGTCTCATGCACTGAAAACGGAACCCGCGAAGGCCGATCTGTCCGCCACCGCGGGTGACCTGTGTCGGCGCGCGGTCGTGGTCCCCTCGACGCTGCCGTTGCCGGAAGTGCTCGAGAACCTCGCTTCCGCAAACGAGGAGATGGCCATCGTCATCGACGAATACGGCGGCTTCGCCGGGGTCGTGACCGCCGAGGACATCGCCGAGGAACTGGTCGGCGAGATCGACGACGAACACGATCCCGAGACGGTCGCGGCGATCGCGGAGACCGCCGACGGCTGGCGCGTCCGAGGCGACGCCCATGTCGACGAGGTCTCCCGTGCGATCGGCTGGGAACTGCCCGAAGGCGACTACGAGACGATCGCCGGACTGGTGATCGCGGAGTTCGTCGGGTTGCCCGACGTCGGGCAGACCGTGACGATCCCCATCGACCCCGACCCCGCCACGCTGCTCGACGACGACGAAGCGCCACCACGCGTCGTGAACGCGACCGTGCTCGAGGTGGAGAAGCGCGTGCCGGCCCTGGTGTCGATGTCGCTCGGAAGTGAATTGAGCACCGACGCAGCAGGATCGGATGACGGACGGGAGGCCGACAATGGATAA